The Bubalus bubalis isolate 160015118507 breed Murrah chromosome 18, NDDB_SH_1, whole genome shotgun sequence genome contains a region encoding:
- the LOC102414041 gene encoding zinc finger protein 154, translating into MAAAAPKNPLKGSVTFEDVAVYFSWEEWSLLDDAQRCLYHNVMLENLALIISLGCWHGAEDEEAPSEQNISVHGMSQVRIPKAGMFSQKAHFCDLDLGDILHLTEHQRQKLYDIGAWEKPLYFSVKYQHRKQHIGEKYLRSKMGKASFMTNYRLFVLGKSLSCGESTQTRDKSNRRTECGAAFHRGKTHYSPGECTEDFNCRHILSQHQRVLTREKCYTCNECGKSFSKSYSLNDHWRVHTGEKPYECGECGKSFRQSSSLIQHRRVHTGARPHECDECGKLFSNKSNLIKHRRIHTGERPYECSECGKSFSESSALLQHRSVHTGERPYECSECGKFFTYHSSLIKHQRVHSGSRPYECNECGKSFTQNSSLIEHRRVHSGERPYKCSECGKSFSQSSALLQHRRVHTGERPYECNECGKFFTYSSSLLKHQRVHTGSRPYECSECGKSFTQNSSLIKHRRIHTGERPYECSECGKSFSHSSSLIKHRRVHTC; encoded by the exons GGCAGTGTGACCTTTGAGGATGTGGCTGTGTACTTCTCCTGGGAGGAATGGAGTCTCCTTGATGATGCTCAGAGATGCCTGTACCAcaatgtgatgctggagaacttgGCACTTATAATCTCCTTGG GTTGTTGGCATGGAGCAGAGGATGAAGAGGCACCTTCTGAACAGAACATTTCTGTACATGGAATGTCACAGGTCAGGATTCCCAAGGCAGGCATGTTCTCCCAGAAGGCCCATTTTTGTGACCTGGACTTGGGAGACATTTTGCACTTGACTGAGCATCAGAGGCAGAAACTGTATGACATTGGGGCATGGGAGAAACCCTTGTATTTCAGTGTAAAATATCAGCACCGCAAGCAGCACATTGGAGAGAAATACCTCAGAAGCAAGATGGGCAAAGCCTCATTTATGACCAACTACAGACTTTTTGTGTTGGGGAAGTCACTTTCTTGTGGAGAGTCCACACAGACCAGGGATAAGTCAAACAGGAGAACTGAGTGTGGAGCGGCCTTTCACAGGGGGAAAACTCATTACAGCCCTGGAGAATGCACTGAAGACTTCAATTGCAGACATatactttctcagcatcagagagTCCTCACTAGAGAAAAATGCTACACatgtaatgaatgtgggaaatcttttagCAAAAGCTACAGCCTCAATGACCATTGGAGAGTTCACACAGGAGAAAAGCCTTATGAGTGTGGGGAATGTGGGAAATCCTTTAGACAGAGCTCTAGCCTCATTCAGCATCGGAGAGTTCACACTGGAGCAAGACCTCATGAGTGTGATGAATGCGGAAAATTATTTAGCAACAAATCCAACCTTATTAAACAtcggagaattcatactggagaaagGCCGTATGAGTgtagtgaatgtgggaaatcctTTAGCGAAAGCTCTGCACTCCTTCAACACCGGAGtgttcacactggagaaaggccttatgagtgcagtgaatgtggaaaattctttacatACCACTCCAGTCTCATAAAACACCAGAGAGTTCACTCTGGATCAAGGCCCTATGAGTGCAATGAATGTGGAAAGTCCTTTACCCAAAACTCCAGCCTCATTGAACACCGTAGAGTTCATAGTGGAGAAAGGCCTTAcaagtgcagtgaatgtgggaaatcttttagCCAAAGCTCTGCACTTCTGCAGCATCGgagagttcacactggagaaaggccttatgaGTGCAATGAATGTGGGAAATTCTTTACTTACAGCTCCAGTCTCTTAAAACACCAGAGAGTTCACACGGGATCAAGGCCTTATGAGTGTAGCGAGTGTGGGAAATCTTTTACTCAAAACTCCAGCCTCATTAAACAcaggagaattcatactggagaaaggccttatgagtgtagtgaatgtgggaaatcttttagCCATAGCTCTAGCCTTATTAAACACCGAAGAGTTCACACTTGTTAA